In Sphingomonas sp. PAMC26645, one DNA window encodes the following:
- a CDS encoding glycosyltransferase, which yields MTRICLLTDSLAPSGVGAHMMTLAEGLGGDEIVVAARPGTGLLEHAAAKGYAVKALDDDAGLARWLDRAAPDIVHVHAGIGWEGHAAVRAAHKAGVPVIRTEHLPYLLTDPAQRDEHRDTSAALARLICVSDAVGDSHRAVGIDPALVATIHNGVGAHKPSRSRDALRSEWGVGDAPVLLMVARFAEQKGHALLLDALPAIRAAHPDVIVLLAGEGPLLTQTARAVAAKGLAGTVRMLGTRSDVADLMTLADLLVMPSAFEGLPLVALEAMAAGLPVVATVAPGNAEAIEDGVTGRLTAADPASFVDAIVTLLADRDSLKTMASAAIERQQDLFSADRMIADTRAVYAAVHDQTDTKHKGDGVERTRIGFIGAGGIANRHFGVLEQFDDVAIVAVADVEMARATEAAARFGARAFDDAAAMLAAVDLDALYICVPPFAHGEPERLAIEHKLPFFVEKPVALDLGTAEDVAAAVDRLGLVTAVGYHWRYLDTVDEVKALLSATPARLLSGYWLDSTPPPRWWWKKDASGGQMLEQTTHLVDLARYLVGDVVRVYGQSGHIDRAAFPGLDVATASTAMLTFASGAIANFASTCLLNWNHRVGLHLFGEGLAIELTDRDVMIDIGRGRPVRGTGSDPVVLEDRDFIDAVRGGENRIRCPYPAALETLRLALAIERSAVEGRAIDVREREVAHV from the coding sequence ATGACGCGCATCTGCCTGCTGACCGACAGCCTCGCCCCGTCCGGCGTCGGCGCGCACATGATGACGCTCGCCGAAGGACTGGGCGGAGACGAGATCGTCGTCGCCGCGCGTCCCGGCACCGGTCTGCTCGAACACGCCGCCGCCAAGGGCTATGCGGTTAAAGCGCTCGACGACGATGCGGGCCTCGCGCGCTGGCTAGACCGCGCCGCGCCCGACATCGTCCACGTCCACGCCGGCATAGGCTGGGAAGGCCACGCCGCCGTCCGAGCCGCGCACAAGGCTGGCGTACCCGTGATCCGAACCGAGCACCTTCCCTACCTCCTGACCGACCCCGCCCAGCGCGACGAGCACCGCGACACCTCGGCCGCGCTCGCACGCCTGATCTGCGTCTCGGACGCAGTCGGCGACAGCCACCGCGCAGTAGGTATCGATCCGGCCCTCGTCGCAACGATCCACAATGGAGTCGGCGCCCACAAACCCTCGCGATCACGCGACGCCCTCCGCAGTGAATGGGGCGTCGGCGATGCCCCCGTCCTGCTAATGGTCGCGCGCTTTGCGGAGCAAAAGGGCCACGCGCTCCTGCTCGACGCGCTGCCCGCGATCCGCGCCGCGCATCCGGACGTGATCGTACTACTCGCCGGCGAAGGCCCCCTCCTGACGCAGACGGCACGCGCCGTTGCCGCCAAGGGACTGGCCGGCACAGTCCGCATGCTCGGCACCCGCAGCGACGTCGCCGACCTGATGACGCTCGCCGACCTGCTCGTCATGCCCTCCGCGTTCGAAGGCCTGCCGCTGGTCGCGCTCGAAGCGATGGCCGCCGGGCTCCCCGTCGTCGCCACCGTCGCCCCCGGCAATGCCGAAGCAATCGAGGACGGCGTCACCGGTCGCCTGACCGCCGCTGACCCGGCTAGTTTCGTCGATGCGATCGTCACGCTGCTCGCTGACCGCGACAGCCTGAAAACGATGGCCAGCGCCGCGATCGAGCGCCAGCAGGACCTATTCTCGGCCGATCGCATGATCGCCGACACGCGCGCGGTCTACGCCGCCGTGCACGACCAGACAGACACCAAACATAAGGGAGACGGCGTGGAGCGGACGCGGATCGGGTTCATCGGCGCAGGCGGCATCGCCAACCGCCATTTCGGCGTGCTGGAGCAATTCGACGACGTCGCGATCGTCGCGGTCGCCGACGTCGAAATGGCCCGCGCGACCGAGGCGGCTGCCCGCTTCGGCGCGCGCGCATTTGACGATGCCGCGGCGATGCTGGCCGCGGTCGACCTCGACGCGCTCTACATCTGCGTGCCCCCCTTCGCGCACGGCGAACCCGAACGCCTCGCGATCGAGCACAAGCTGCCGTTCTTCGTCGAAAAGCCCGTCGCGCTAGACCTCGGCACCGCGGAGGACGTCGCCGCCGCAGTCGACCGGCTCGGCCTCGTCACCGCGGTAGGCTATCACTGGCGCTACCTCGACACCGTCGACGAGGTGAAGGCGCTGCTCTCCGCCACCCCCGCCCGCCTCCTCTCCGGTTATTGGCTCGATTCCACGCCGCCACCGCGCTGGTGGTGGAAGAAGGACGCATCCGGCGGGCAGATGCTCGAACAGACGACGCACTTGGTCGATCTCGCGCGCTACCTCGTCGGCGACGTCGTCCGCGTCTACGGCCAGTCGGGCCATATCGACCGCGCCGCTTTCCCCGGCCTCGACGTCGCCACCGCCAGCACCGCGATGCTCACCTTCGCCAGCGGCGCGATCGCCAATTTCGCGTCGACCTGCCTGCTCAACTGGAACCACCGCGTCGGCCTGCACCTGTTCGGCGAAGGCCTCGCGATCGAACTCACCGACCGCGACGTGATGATCGACATCGGCCGCGGTCGCCCGGTCCGCGGCACCGGCAGCGATCCGGTCGTGCTCGAGGATCGCGACTTCATCGACGCGGTTCGCGGGGGCGAGAACCGCATCCGCTGCCCCTACCCTGCCGCGCTCGAAACGCTTCGCTTGGCGCTGGCGATCGAACGCTCCGCCGTCGAAGGTCGCGCGATCGACGTCCGCGAGCGCGAGGTGGCGCATGTCTGA
- a CDS encoding zinc-binding alcohol dehydrogenase yields MSEWRHVRSLGVERPGQAYFFGYDEAPPCDGQVRLDLLYTGFSAGTELTFVKNSNPYLHSRWDAGRGVFVPGEPSAHYPVPFLGYMECARVSDSRVDDFTNGDVVGTVFGHKTGHTADPFNDLLTKLPPELDPILGIYIGQMGPIAANGILHADVELLGPNVVNLGDGIRGRPAMVIGAGIVGMLTALFAQAAGASEVVIADPSPFRRLRAECLGITAMTEDQAWAYAKARWLHGGDDRGADVVFQTRADAASLHAAMRALRPQGTVIDLAFYQGGADRLRLGEEFHHNGLNLRCAQINRVPRGLDFQWDRRRLANETVKLLLARGPEIRAQLITHVVPYDDAPAFIARLIGERPEFLQIVFKVGD; encoded by the coding sequence ATGTCTGAGTGGCGCCACGTCCGCTCGCTCGGCGTCGAACGCCCCGGGCAGGCCTATTTCTTCGGCTACGACGAGGCGCCCCCCTGCGACGGTCAGGTCCGCCTCGACCTGCTCTACACCGGGTTTTCCGCCGGCACCGAACTCACCTTCGTCAAGAACAGCAACCCGTATCTCCACTCCCGCTGGGACGCAGGCCGCGGCGTGTTCGTCCCCGGCGAACCGAGCGCGCACTATCCGGTGCCGTTCCTCGGCTACATGGAATGCGCGCGCGTCAGCGACAGCCGGGTCGACGATTTCACCAACGGCGATGTCGTCGGCACGGTGTTCGGCCACAAGACCGGCCACACCGCGGACCCGTTCAACGATTTGCTGACCAAGCTCCCGCCCGAGCTCGATCCGATCCTCGGCATCTATATCGGCCAGATGGGTCCGATCGCCGCCAACGGCATTCTTCACGCAGACGTGGAACTGCTCGGACCCAACGTGGTCAACCTAGGCGACGGCATCCGCGGCCGCCCCGCTATGGTGATCGGCGCAGGCATCGTCGGCATGCTCACCGCCCTGTTCGCGCAAGCCGCCGGCGCGAGCGAAGTCGTGATCGCCGACCCGTCCCCCTTCCGCCGCCTGCGCGCCGAATGCCTCGGCATAACCGCGATGACCGAGGACCAGGCCTGGGCGTACGCCAAGGCACGCTGGCTCCACGGCGGCGACGATCGCGGCGCGGACGTCGTGTTCCAGACCCGCGCCGACGCCGCCAGCCTCCACGCCGCGATGCGCGCGCTGAGGCCGCAGGGCACGGTGATCGACCTCGCCTTCTACCAGGGTGGCGCCGACCGGCTCCGGCTCGGCGAGGAATTCCACCACAACGGCCTCAACCTCCGCTGCGCGCAGATCAACCGCGTCCCCCGCGGGCTCGACTTCCAATGGGACCGCCGCCGCCTCGCCAACGAGACGGTCAAGCTGCTGCTCGCCCGCGGCCCCGAGATCCGCGCGCAGCTCATCACGCACGTCGTGCCCTATGACGACGCCCCCGCGTTTATCGCACGGCTGATCGGCGAGCGGCCCGAATTCCTCCAGATCGTCTTCAAGGTCGGCGATTGA
- a CDS encoding glycosyltransferase family 4 protein produces the protein MSTALTADARPIRILFVFAWLVVGGEETEVRLLAQALDPTRYRIEVVACFRKDGMPEQTHAQLEAIGVPVDRTPYALGFDETVAYLASKLPAYDVVVSCQNVADIYPALERMHLRPPLIEHGGLVSEALAGPKHFTARYVGVCASIRDAAASRMPGREHHAIEIPSMVDTRAFGPARRAPVRATLGIAEDVPLIGWLGRLDPKKRVEDFIEAAALIHARHPRARFVVIGGPDAFIPEYAAALRNRAHALGLDTALTFLGDRDDVPDLLAALDMFVWLSRGEGMPHVIAEAGAARLPVIATRDNGSEQQIVDGVSGLFVPHEDPPSVAAAITKLLEDSALRSRLGTALRAKVDSEYAVAAVVPRWEALFAEVLSDRPPLPRPTGLFRSVLQGGFESSTHRRAHDRKRVDVIAASHHDTLAAHDYSELAKLGILTVRDGLRWHLIEHEPGRYDWSSLDRQLEAAKAIGTEVIWDLLHYGWPDDIDIWTPAFVTRFAAFAAAAARHIGPAAPGETRFYAPVNEISFFAWGGGDAAYLNPFAQRRGYELKVQLARASIAAMEAILAIDPAARFVHADPVINVITDPARPNDAPAAEGHRLAQFQAWDMIAGKAWPQIGGRAPLLDIVGVNFYHNNQWIHGGPPLAYDHPLSRPLHAILADAYTRYGRPILIAETGIEGSARPAWLRMILREVKIAQSLGVPVEGVCLYPILDHPGWDDDRYCPNGLLACSPVLADRVPNAALADVIRQAQGRDILR, from the coding sequence TTGAGTACCGCACTCACTGCCGACGCCCGCCCGATCCGCATCCTGTTCGTCTTCGCCTGGCTCGTCGTCGGCGGCGAGGAGACGGAGGTGCGGCTGCTCGCGCAGGCGCTCGACCCGACCCGCTACCGGATCGAGGTCGTCGCCTGCTTCCGAAAAGACGGCATGCCCGAGCAGACGCATGCGCAACTGGAAGCGATCGGCGTCCCCGTCGACCGCACGCCCTACGCGCTCGGCTTCGACGAGACCGTCGCCTACCTCGCGAGCAAGCTGCCCGCGTACGACGTCGTCGTCTCGTGCCAGAACGTCGCGGACATCTATCCCGCGCTCGAACGCATGCACCTCCGCCCGCCGTTGATCGAACATGGCGGCCTCGTCTCCGAAGCGCTCGCCGGCCCCAAGCATTTCACCGCGCGCTATGTCGGCGTCTGCGCCTCGATCCGCGACGCCGCCGCCAGCCGCATGCCCGGCCGCGAACACCACGCGATCGAAATTCCGTCGATGGTCGACACGCGCGCTTTCGGCCCTGCCCGGCGAGCGCCGGTCCGTGCGACGCTAGGGATCGCCGAAGACGTACCGCTGATCGGCTGGCTAGGCCGGCTCGACCCGAAGAAACGAGTCGAGGACTTCATCGAAGCCGCCGCGCTCATCCACGCCCGCCACCCCCGCGCCCGCTTCGTGGTAATCGGCGGCCCCGACGCCTTCATCCCCGAATACGCCGCCGCGCTCCGCAACCGCGCGCACGCCCTCGGCCTCGACACCGCCCTGACCTTCCTTGGTGATCGCGACGACGTGCCCGACCTGCTCGCCGCACTCGACATGTTCGTCTGGCTCTCCCGCGGCGAAGGCATGCCGCACGTCATCGCCGAAGCCGGCGCCGCACGCCTCCCCGTCATAGCGACGCGCGACAACGGCTCCGAACAACAGATTGTCGACGGGGTCAGCGGCCTGTTCGTGCCCCACGAAGACCCGCCCTCAGTTGCCGCCGCGATCACCAAACTGCTCGAAGACTCGGCACTTCGATCCCGCCTCGGCACCGCCCTCCGCGCCAAGGTCGACAGCGAGTACGCCGTCGCCGCCGTCGTCCCCCGCTGGGAAGCCCTGTTCGCGGAAGTCCTTTCCGACCGGCCACCTCTCCCCCGGCCGACAGGCCTCTTCCGCAGCGTCCTGCAAGGCGGCTTCGAATCCTCCACGCACCGCCGCGCGCACGACCGCAAGCGCGTCGATGTCATCGCCGCCAGCCATCACGACACCCTCGCCGCGCACGATTACAGCGAACTCGCCAAGCTCGGCATCCTCACCGTCCGCGACGGACTGCGCTGGCATTTGATCGAACACGAGCCCGGCCGCTACGACTGGTCCAGCCTCGACCGCCAGCTGGAAGCCGCCAAGGCGATCGGTACCGAAGTCATTTGGGACCTGCTCCATTACGGCTGGCCCGACGACATCGACATCTGGACGCCTGCCTTCGTCACCCGCTTCGCCGCCTTCGCCGCCGCCGCCGCGCGCCACATCGGCCCGGCCGCTCCCGGTGAGACGCGCTTCTACGCCCCCGTCAACGAAATCTCATTCTTCGCCTGGGGCGGCGGCGACGCAGCCTATCTCAACCCGTTCGCGCAACGCCGCGGCTACGAACTGAAGGTGCAGCTCGCCCGCGCCTCGATCGCCGCGATGGAAGCGATCCTCGCAATCGACCCCGCCGCGCGGTTCGTCCACGCCGACCCGGTCATCAACGTCATCACCGACCCCGCCCGCCCCAACGACGCCCCCGCCGCCGAAGGCCACCGCCTCGCGCAATTCCAGGCCTGGGACATGATCGCGGGCAAAGCATGGCCCCAGATCGGCGGCCGCGCGCCATTGCTCGATATCGTCGGCGTAAATTTCTACCACAACAACCAGTGGATCCACGGTGGCCCACCGTTGGCGTACGATCATCCTCTCAGCCGCCCGCTCCACGCAATCCTCGCCGACGCTTACACGCGCTACGGCCGCCCGATCTTGATCGCCGAAACCGGCATCGAAGGCAGCGCCCGCCCCGCCTGGCTCCGCATGATCCTGCGCGAGGTGAAGATCGCCCAGTCGCTCGGCGTTCCGGTCGAGGGCGTGTGCCTCTACCCGATCCTAGACCACCCCGGCTGGGACGACGATCGCTACTGCCCCAACGGCCTGCTCGCCTGCTCGCCGGTCCTCGCCGACCGCGTGCCTAACGCCGCGCTCGCCGACGTCATCCGGCAGGCGCAGGGGCGCGATATCCTGCGTTAA
- a CDS encoding ferritin-like domain-containing protein, whose amino-acid sequence MGLFSKDIATFEDLFLHQLQDVYYAEHQIPKALPKMTDKATAPGLKAGFETHLRETEGQIVRLERIFELLGEKAKAVTCPAIDGIIKEANEVAGEIADKAVLDAALIASAQAVEHYEITRYGTLIAWANQLGRSEIAAILKETLDEEYATDDKLTAMATSKVNPKAEAVTA is encoded by the coding sequence ATGGGCCTGTTTTCCAAGGACATCGCGACGTTCGAAGACCTGTTCCTGCACCAGTTGCAGGACGTGTATTATGCCGAGCACCAGATCCCCAAGGCACTGCCGAAGATGACCGACAAGGCGACCGCGCCGGGTCTGAAGGCCGGGTTCGAGACGCATCTGCGCGAGACCGAGGGACAGATCGTGCGGCTCGAGCGGATCTTCGAGCTGCTCGGCGAGAAGGCCAAGGCGGTGACCTGCCCGGCGATCGACGGGATCATCAAGGAAGCGAACGAAGTCGCAGGCGAGATCGCCGACAAGGCGGTGCTCGATGCGGCGCTGATCGCGTCGGCGCAAGCGGTCGAGCATTACGAGATCACGCGCTACGGCACGCTGATCGCATGGGCGAACCAGCTTGGTCGCAGCGAGATCGCGGCGATCCTGAAGGAAACGCTCGACGAGGAATATGCGACCGACGACAAGCTGACCGCGATGGCGACGTCGAAGGTCAATCCGAAAGCCGAGGCGGTGACCGCCTGA
- the wrbA gene encoding NAD(P)H:quinone oxidoreductase, with product MTKVLVLYYSSYGHIEQMADAVAEGARAGGAEVDIRRVAETAPQAVIEAAHFKTDTAHAEIEGPAALEQYDAIIVGAPTRFGRMPAQMAQFWDTTGGQWFSGALIGKVGGAFTSTASQHGGQETTLFSIITNLIHHGMTIVGLDYGFQAQMGVDTVKGGSPYGATTISDGDGSRMPSKEELDGARYQGKRIAETAAKLKG from the coding sequence ATGACCAAGGTTCTCGTGCTCTATTACTCGTCCTACGGCCATATCGAGCAGATGGCGGATGCCGTCGCCGAGGGCGCGCGCGCCGGTGGGGCCGAGGTGGACATCCGTCGCGTCGCCGAAACCGCTCCGCAGGCCGTGATCGAGGCCGCGCACTTCAAGACCGACACCGCGCATGCCGAGATCGAAGGCCCCGCCGCGCTTGAGCAGTATGACGCGATCATCGTCGGTGCGCCGACCCGCTTCGGCCGGATGCCCGCGCAGATGGCGCAGTTCTGGGACACGACCGGCGGTCAGTGGTTCTCGGGCGCGCTGATCGGCAAGGTCGGCGGTGCGTTCACCTCGACCGCGAGCCAGCATGGCGGCCAGGAAACGACGTTGTTCTCGATCATCACCAACCTGATCCATCACGGCATGACGATCGTCGGGCTCGACTATGGCTTCCAGGCGCAGATGGGCGTCGACACGGTCAAGGGCGGCTCGCCCTATGGCGCGACGACGATCTCGGATGGCGACGGCAGCCGGATGCCGAGCAAGGAAGAGCTTGATGGCGCGCGCTACCAGGGCAAGCGGATCGCCGAGACGGCGGCCAAGCTGAAGGGCTGA
- a CDS encoding pirin family protein, whose translation MTTTTLSKVERRPFDTLGHADHGWLNARHHFSFASYYDPARMGWGAIRVWNDDQIAANSGFPPHPHQDMEIITYVRSGAITHQDSLGNKGRTEAGDVQVMSAGTGVRHAEYNLEPETTTIFQIWIEPSRKGGAPSWGAKPFPKGERSGQFVTLASGFEGDGDALPIRANARVLAATLKAGDSVDYAVGEGRHVYLVPATGAITIGDDAFGARDGAALLGGQTVTITAQEDAEIVLVDSE comes from the coding sequence ATGACGACCACGACCCTTTCCAAAGTTGAACGCCGCCCCTTCGACACTCTCGGCCATGCCGATCATGGCTGGCTGAACGCGCGGCATCATTTCTCGTTCGCGAGTTATTACGATCCGGCCCGCATGGGCTGGGGCGCGATCCGTGTGTGGAACGACGACCAGATCGCCGCGAACTCAGGGTTCCCGCCGCATCCGCATCAGGACATGGAGATCATTACTTATGTCCGCAGCGGCGCGATCACGCATCAGGACTCGCTTGGCAACAAGGGCCGTACCGAGGCTGGCGACGTGCAGGTGATGAGCGCGGGGACCGGCGTGCGGCATGCCGAGTATAATCTGGAGCCCGAGACGACGACGATCTTCCAGATCTGGATCGAGCCGTCGCGCAAAGGTGGCGCGCCGAGTTGGGGTGCCAAGCCGTTTCCGAAGGGCGAGCGCTCGGGGCAGTTCGTGACGCTCGCCAGCGGGTTCGAGGGCGACGGCGATGCGTTGCCGATCCGGGCGAATGCTCGCGTGCTGGCGGCGACGCTCAAGGCTGGCGACAGCGTCGACTATGCGGTCGGCGAGGGGCGCCATGTGTATCTGGTGCCGGCGACGGGTGCGATCACGATCGGCGACGACGCCTTTGGTGCGCGCGACGGAGCGGCGCTGCTGGGCGGCCAGACGGTGACGATCACGGCTCAAGAAGACGCCGAGATCGTTCTGGTAGACTCGGAGTAA
- a CDS encoding LysR family transcriptional regulator, giving the protein MRLPDLEAWAIFASVVEHRSFSAAADAVGLSKATVSKAITRLEAHLGQSLFHRTSRRLALTEAGKPLAEHAARILAEARAAEESAHDAASAHTGRVRLAAPMSFGVTNVAPILAEFLVAHPGIEVDFHLSDARVDIVAEGFDVALRIAELPDSSLRARRLCSIQAHTVAAPSYLAKHGTPTHPAQLGEHQLVGYSNVVGPWRFHGPGGADVSVRLQGQLTANSGEAIVPALIAGLGIARLPDFIVDRHIASGALVTILEDWAPAKIGLHLLTPPSPLRPARVEALIDFLAARLRDPNAGQA; this is encoded by the coding sequence ATGCGCCTGCCCGATCTCGAAGCCTGGGCGATCTTCGCCAGCGTCGTCGAGCACCGCTCGTTCAGCGCCGCCGCCGACGCGGTCGGGCTCAGCAAGGCGACCGTCTCCAAGGCGATCACCCGCCTCGAAGCGCATCTCGGCCAGTCGCTCTTCCACCGCACCTCGCGCCGCCTCGCGCTCACCGAAGCCGGCAAGCCGCTCGCCGAGCACGCCGCGCGCATCCTCGCTGAAGCCCGCGCCGCCGAGGAGTCCGCACACGACGCCGCCAGCGCGCATACCGGCCGCGTCCGCCTCGCCGCCCCGATGAGCTTCGGCGTCACCAACGTCGCCCCCATCCTCGCGGAGTTCCTCGTTGCGCACCCGGGAATCGAAGTCGATTTCCACTTGTCCGATGCGCGCGTCGACATCGTCGCGGAAGGGTTCGACGTCGCGCTGCGGATCGCCGAGCTTCCCGACAGCTCGCTCCGCGCCCGCCGCCTGTGCAGCATCCAGGCGCACACCGTCGCCGCACCCAGCTACCTTGCGAAGCACGGCACTCCGACGCATCCGGCACAGCTCGGCGAACACCAACTTGTCGGTTATTCGAACGTCGTCGGCCCGTGGCGCTTCCACGGCCCCGGCGGCGCCGACGTCTCGGTCCGCCTGCAAGGCCAGCTCACCGCCAACAGCGGCGAAGCGATCGTCCCCGCGCTGATCGCCGGGCTCGGCATCGCCCGCCTGCCCGACTTCATCGTCGACCGGCATATCGCGTCTGGCGCACTCGTCACGATACTCGAAGACTGGGCGCCCGCGAAGATCGGTCTCCACCTCCTCACCCCGCCAAGTCCCCTCCGCCCGGCCCGCGTCGAGGCACTGATAGACTTCCTCGCGGCACGCCTCCGCGACCCCAATGCAGGGCAAGCGTAA
- the mqo gene encoding malate dehydrogenase (quinone), protein MTMRPDANDTISPETKTGVTRRNLLGSAIVAGGAAALPIAHADAATTERTVDVLLIGGGIMSATLAVLLRELEPTWTIEMVERLDKVADESSNGWNNAGTGHSALCELNYTPVNKADGKVEIAKAVEINEQFQVTRQFLSHQVDTGILANPRSFINSTPHMNLVWGDANVAFLQKRHAALQASPLFSGMEFTTDPKQISQWVPVMMEGRAPGTKLAATRSPLGTDCDWGEVTRQYIASLAKQDNFTLTTGHEVRSLERETIGGKKARWRVTARDMKTDQKQVIKARFVFAGAGGGALPILQKSGIPEADDYAGFPVGGSFLVADKPEVTHRHLAKVYGKAAVGSPPMSVPHLDTRFLDGKQALLFGPFATFSTKFLKEGSYFDLPASVTLDNFRPMLAVGWDDFDLVEYLAGQLIMSDSDRMDALREYFPGAKDADWRLWQAGQRVQIIKRDPEKGGVLRLGTEIVASKDGSIAALLGASPGASTAPSIMLNLLKKVFPNHLATAGWQAKIREIVPTYGVMLNETPDVLAEHWASTADTLQLAIPSPTVGVAASPRPAAMRVKPDRSPDLAL, encoded by the coding sequence ATGACCATGCGGCCAGACGCTAACGACACGATCTCTCCAGAAACCAAGACCGGCGTGACCCGCCGCAACCTGCTCGGCTCGGCGATCGTCGCCGGCGGTGCCGCCGCGTTGCCGATCGCGCACGCCGATGCCGCGACCACTGAGCGCACCGTCGACGTCCTGCTGATCGGTGGCGGCATCATGAGCGCGACGCTCGCCGTGCTGCTGCGCGAGCTCGAGCCGACCTGGACGATCGAGATGGTCGAACGCCTCGACAAGGTCGCCGACGAGAGCTCGAACGGCTGGAACAACGCCGGCACCGGCCATTCCGCGCTGTGCGAACTCAACTACACGCCGGTCAACAAGGCCGACGGCAAGGTCGAGATCGCCAAGGCCGTCGAGATCAACGAGCAGTTCCAGGTCACGCGTCAGTTCCTCAGCCACCAGGTCGATACCGGCATCCTCGCCAACCCGCGCTCGTTCATCAATTCGACGCCGCACATGAATCTGGTGTGGGGCGATGCCAACGTCGCCTTCCTGCAAAAGCGCCACGCCGCGCTCCAGGCGAGCCCGCTCTTCTCGGGCATGGAATTCACCACCGACCCTAAGCAGATCTCGCAGTGGGTGCCGGTGATGATGGAGGGCCGCGCGCCCGGCACGAAGCTCGCCGCGACGCGCTCGCCGCTCGGCACCGATTGCGACTGGGGCGAGGTCACGCGCCAGTATATCGCCTCGCTCGCCAAGCAGGACAATTTCACGCTGACCACGGGCCACGAGGTCCGCTCGCTCGAACGCGAGACGATCGGCGGCAAGAAGGCGCGCTGGCGCGTCACCGCGCGCGACATGAAGACCGACCAGAAGCAGGTCATCAAGGCGCGCTTCGTGTTCGCAGGCGCCGGCGGTGGCGCGCTGCCGATCCTCCAGAAGTCCGGCATTCCCGAGGCCGACGACTATGCCGGCTTCCCGGTCGGCGGCTCGTTCCTCGTCGCGGACAAGCCCGAGGTCACGCACCGCCATCTTGCCAAGGTCTACGGCAAGGCGGCGGTCGGCTCGCCCCCGATGTCCGTGCCGCATCTCGACACCCGCTTCCTCGACGGCAAGCAGGCGCTGTTGTTCGGCCCGTTCGCGACCTTCTCGACCAAGTTCCTCAAGGAAGGCTCGTATTTCGATCTTCCGGCGTCGGTCACGCTCGACAATTTCCGGCCGATGCTCGCGGTCGGCTGGGACGATTTCGACCTCGTCGAATATCTCGCGGGCCAGCTCATCATGTCGGACAGCGACCGGATGGACGCCCTGCGCGAGTATTTCCCGGGTGCGAAGGACGCCGACTGGCGCCTGTGGCAGGCTGGCCAGCGCGTCCAGATCATCAAGCGCGATCCGGAAAAGGGCGGCGTGCTGCGGCTCGGCACCGAGATCGTCGCGTCGAAGGACGGCTCGATCGCCGCGCTGCTCGGCGCCTCGCCGGGTGCCTCGACCGCGCCGTCGATCATGCTCAACCTGTTGAAGAAGGTGTTCCCGAACCACCTCGCCACCGCCGGCTGGCAGGCGAAGATCCGCGAGATCGTGCCGACCTACGGCGTGATGCTCAACGAGACCCCGGACGTCCTCGCCGAGCATTGGGCATCAACCGCGGACACGCTGCAACTCGCGATCCCCTCGCCCACGGTCGGCGTCGCAGCCAGCCCACGTCCCGCGGCGATGCGCGTAAAGCCAGACCGCAGCCCCGACCTCGCGCTTTAA